In Lewinellaceae bacterium, a single window of DNA contains:
- a CDS encoding DinB family protein, protein MMTYQLQILQTTRENLFDLLNGLALSQLNHIPEGFSNNLLWNAGHILATQQLLLYGLSGQEMLVSDNFIGSFRKGTRPEGNYEPATADFIKEKLRPMAQQLALDYERGLFREFKVYETSYGVRLKSVAEAVQFNNVHEGLHLGYMMALRKRV, encoded by the coding sequence ATGATGACTTACCAATTACAAATCTTGCAAACCACCCGCGAGAACCTTTTTGACCTGCTGAATGGCCTGGCGCTATCGCAGCTGAACCACATTCCTGAGGGGTTCAGCAACAACCTGCTGTGGAATGCCGGGCACATCCTGGCCACCCAGCAACTGCTGCTCTACGGGTTGTCCGGGCAGGAAATGCTGGTTTCGGATAACTTCATCGGCAGTTTTCGAAAAGGAACCCGCCCGGAAGGCAACTATGAGCCTGCGACGGCCGATTTTATCAAAGAGAAGCTCAGGCCGATGGCTCAGCAGTTGGCTCTGGACTACGAAAGAGGATTGTTCCGGGAATTCAAGGTCTACGAAACCAGCTATGGCGTCCGGCTGAAGTCCGTCGCCGAGGCTGTACAGTTCAACAACGTACACGAAGGCCTTCACCTGGGCTATATGATGGCCCTGAGGAAGAGGGTGTGA
- a CDS encoding class I SAM-dependent methyltransferase — protein sequence MANQKDLNFIYSTIDEIFRLSMGETGDFSGAMYNGDFSMALEEAQEAKHRFIVKNLNIGEGTRVLDLGCGWGPFLNYAQNKAGAECVGLTLAEEQVKACRKNGFEVYLKDCRAVKPEDFGRFDAAVSLGAFEHFCSIDEYLAGKQEEVYRNFFKTVYDLLPPGGRFFLQTMVFGKNMLDYEEIDIEADKNSNSYILALMIKQFPGSWLPYGPEMITRAAAPFFNLAYSSSGRLDYIETIAQWRKNFRKFNLRKYFLYLSLLPNYFTDKEFRHRVAVFRINPNKVCFEREVMDHYRMVFEKK from the coding sequence ATGGCAAACCAAAAAGACCTGAATTTCATCTATTCCACCATAGATGAGATTTTCAGGCTGAGTATGGGCGAAACGGGAGACTTCAGCGGCGCTATGTACAATGGGGACTTCTCTATGGCCCTCGAAGAAGCGCAGGAAGCGAAACACCGCTTCATCGTCAAAAACCTCAATATCGGCGAGGGGACCCGGGTGCTCGACCTGGGCTGTGGATGGGGCCCCTTCCTCAACTATGCCCAAAACAAGGCCGGCGCTGAATGTGTTGGCCTGACCCTGGCGGAAGAACAGGTGAAAGCTTGCCGCAAAAACGGCTTCGAAGTTTATCTGAAGGACTGCCGGGCCGTCAAACCGGAAGATTTCGGGCGCTTCGATGCCGCTGTGTCCCTGGGCGCTTTTGAACATTTCTGCTCGATAGATGAGTACCTGGCCGGGAAACAGGAGGAAGTTTACCGCAATTTTTTCAAAACCGTATACGACTTGCTGCCTCCCGGAGGGCGTTTTTTTCTTCAAACCATGGTGTTCGGCAAAAATATGCTCGACTATGAAGAGATCGACATCGAAGCGGACAAGAACTCCAACTCTTACATCCTGGCGCTGATGATCAAACAATTTCCCGGCTCCTGGTTGCCCTACGGCCCCGAAATGATCACCCGCGCCGCCGCTCCCTTTTTCAACCTGGCCTACAGCAGCAGCGGCCGGCTGGATTATATCGAGACCATAGCCCAGTGGAGAAAAAATTTCCGGAAATTCAACCTCCGCAAATATTTTTTATACCTGAGCCTGCTGCCCAATTACTTTACGGACAAAGAATTCAGGCACCGCGTTGCCGTCTTTCGCATCAATCCCAATAAAGTGTGCTTTGAACGGGAGGTAATGGACCACTACCGGATGGTTTTCGAAAAAAAATGA
- a CDS encoding bifunctional metallophosphatase/5'-nucleotidase → MRYLSLLRLLSVLFLFTACNATRIALPPQGSAPVEFTVLQFNDVYEISPLEGGKAGGLARVATVKKELVRENPNTIAVLSGDFLSPSVIGTLKKEDGERIAGQQMVEALNAMGLDYATFGNHEFDLKDADLLQKRINQSAFEYTVCNVRRADGGKLFPFVQAVNGQERYIPRYIIREFSNDRGQRVRVGFIGVVLPFNKASYVAYEPVITAFRETYQELKPQVDLVLALTHLTVDEDVELAREVPGVLLFMGGHDHVNMSRYAEETIITKADANVKSVYIHRIAYDPASGFAKVRSSLKKIDDTIPDDPATQAVVDKWQGSAYSMMEDMGYDPGEQVMHAGEPLECTEAAVRSRPTNYGQLTVEAFANAWPGADVYLINGGSMRMDDDVQGVITQYDVLRTFPFGGPIVWMELPGDVLETLLKTGLATNRGEGGYLQIKNAASRGGQWLVNGEPLAAGRTYKVVLPEFVAQGNEQNLEFLGGFQYKTQKTLEIKGQPARNDVRDLVIAYMKSLQE, encoded by the coding sequence ATGCGATATCTTTCTCTGCTCAGGCTTCTAAGTGTTCTCTTTCTTTTCACTGCCTGCAATGCCACCCGCATTGCGCTGCCGCCCCAAGGAAGCGCGCCCGTTGAATTTACCGTCCTTCAATTCAATGACGTTTACGAGATTTCACCCCTGGAGGGAGGCAAGGCCGGCGGCCTGGCGCGGGTGGCTACGGTCAAAAAGGAACTGGTGCGCGAAAACCCCAACACCATTGCGGTACTATCGGGCGACTTCCTCAGCCCCTCCGTGATCGGCACGCTGAAGAAAGAAGACGGCGAGCGGATCGCCGGCCAGCAGATGGTGGAGGCGCTCAACGCCATGGGCCTGGACTATGCCACCTTCGGCAACCACGAGTTCGACCTCAAAGATGCGGATTTGTTGCAAAAACGCATCAACCAAAGTGCCTTTGAATATACCGTCTGCAATGTACGGCGCGCCGATGGCGGCAAGCTTTTCCCCTTTGTCCAGGCGGTGAACGGCCAGGAACGGTACATTCCCCGGTACATCATCCGGGAATTCAGCAACGATAGGGGGCAGCGCGTCCGTGTTGGTTTCATCGGGGTGGTGTTGCCTTTCAACAAGGCCAGCTATGTGGCTTATGAACCCGTCATAACAGCGTTTCGCGAAACCTATCAGGAGCTGAAGCCCCAGGTCGACCTCGTCCTGGCCCTGACCCACCTGACTGTAGACGAGGATGTCGAACTGGCACGGGAAGTGCCCGGGGTACTGCTCTTTATGGGCGGCCACGACCACGTGAACATGAGCCGCTACGCCGAGGAAACCATCATCACCAAAGCCGACGCCAACGTAAAGTCGGTGTACATTCACCGAATTGCTTACGATCCGGCCAGCGGCTTTGCCAAAGTGCGCTCCAGCCTGAAAAAAATCGACGATACTATACCCGACGACCCGGCCACCCAGGCGGTGGTGGATAAATGGCAGGGCAGCGCCTACTCCATGATGGAAGACATGGGCTACGACCCCGGCGAGCAGGTCATGCACGCCGGCGAGCCTTTGGAATGCACGGAGGCCGCCGTGCGCAGCCGCCCTACCAACTACGGGCAGCTCACCGTAGAGGCCTTCGCCAATGCCTGGCCCGGCGCCGATGTCTATCTGATCAACGGCGGCTCCATGCGCATGGACGATGATGTTCAGGGCGTGATCACGCAGTACGACGTGCTGCGCACTTTCCCCTTCGGAGGCCCCATTGTATGGATGGAGCTGCCCGGCGACGTGCTGGAAACCCTGCTGAAAACCGGGCTGGCCACCAACCGGGGAGAGGGGGGGTATCTCCAGATAAAAAACGCAGCGTCACGGGGCGGGCAGTGGCTGGTCAATGGAGAGCCCTTAGCTGCCGGGCGCACGTACAAGGTGGTGCTGCCGGAATTCGTCGCCCAGGGCAATGAACAGAACCTCGAATTTCTCGGCGGCTTCCAGTACAAAACTCAAAAAACGCTTGAAATAAAAGGCCAGCCGGCACGCAACGACGTGCGCGACCTGGTGATCGCGTACATGAAGTCGTTGCAGGAATAG